The following is a genomic window from Bacteroidales bacterium.
GCTGGAATTTGTCAAATCCGATGGAAATGAAGTCTCGCACCAGGAGATGGAATTCATCAACACCGTGGCCAGCATATTCAATTTCCCTGCAGATGAATATGAAGATATTAAACAATTTGTTCTGACCAATTTTGAACATTTTCCCGAAAGTGAACATGTTCTGCTGATTGATAACAGGAAGGACTTTCAGCATCCTGCAGTAAAGCACAGTCTGGTGGAAGGAATGGAGGGTCAGATTCGCATACTTTATTTGCCCTCATCTAACATTTATCTTTTGAGGTATGTGGGAGAAAAGGAAATATACCTCAACGGACAATTGTTGCAGCACGACAAGGTCCACGTTTTTACCACCGGATCTTCTATACGAAATCCTCAGATTAAGCCCATTTACTACAGTGATGTGGTCAGCAGTTTCCACAGGGATCTGATGAAAGAAAAGATTGTCTTTGAGGCAGACAGGATAGAGTATCATTTCAGCGGGGGAAAGATTGGACTGCACGAAATGAGTTTTTCGGAAGAATCAGGAAGGCTCGTCGGAATTATGGGGGCCAGCGGGGCCGGTAAGTCAACCCTGTTGAACGTTCTGAATGGCACAGCATCTCCCACATCCGGTTCGGTGAGAATCAACGGCTATGATATCCATAAGGAAAAAGAGAAACTAAAAGGGCTGATCGGCTATGTGTCGCAGGACGACCTGCTGATTGAGGAACTGACGGTATTTCAGAACCTTTACTATAATGCCAAACTATGTTTTGACAACTACACCGAAAAGGAGTTGGTTGAAACAGTTAACAGAACACTTGAAAATCTTGGGCTTTATGAGATAAAAGACATTCAGGTAGGTTCACCCCTGAATAAGAAAATCAGCGGAGGCCAGCGAAAACGATTGAACATCGCCCTCGAACTGATCCGGGAGCCATCCGTATTGTTTCTGGATGAACCCACTTCGGGCCTGTCGTCACGCGATTCAGTGAACATCATGGACCTCCTCAAGGAGTTGTCATTGAAAGGAAAACTGGTTTTCGTGGTGATTCATCAGCCAAGTTCAGAAATCTTCAAAATGTTCGACCGGCTTCTTATCCTTGACACAGGAGGTTATCTGATTTACAACGGCGATCCTATTGATTCCATCATCTATTTCAAGGAAAGGGTGCATCATGCCAACTGGAATGAAAGTGAATGCCATGCCTGCGGAAATGTTAACCCGGAGCAAATATTCAATATTGTTGAACTGGCGGTACTGGATGAATATGGAAAACAGACCCGCACCCGGAAAATTTCTCCTCAGGAATGGTATTCCTATTACAAGGAATACTCCAGCGAGACCAATCAAAAAAAGCAAGCCGGAAACACCCTTCCAAAGATTTCGTTCAAAACTCCCAACCGGTTCAGGCAATTTCTGATTTTCGCCAAACGGGACATCCTCTCCAAACTGGCCAATACGCAATACCTTGTGATCAACTTCCTGGAAGCACCTGTTCTGGCGTTAATTATGGCTTACATTATCAAGTACTACAACGTTAATGTAACCAATCAATACGGATATACTCTGTTCGGGAACAGTAACCTTCCCGTTTACCTGTTCATGTCGGTGATTGTCGCCATCTTTGTCGGACTCACCGTAAGTGCCGAGGAGATTATCAAAGACAGGAAAATTCTCAAGCGGGAAGCTTTCCTCGATCTGAGCTGGTCGAGTTATCTTCTTTCAAAAGTCGGAGTACAGTTTGGCCTTTCAGCCATCCAGGCATTGACCTTCGTGCTTGTCGGAAACAGCATCATGGAGATCAAAGGAATGTACTGGCAATACTGGCTGGTGCTGTTCAGCATCTGGACCTCGTCCAATATGATGGGACTAATGATTTCTGACAGTTTTAAAACAGTAGTAACCATTTATATTCTGATTCCGT
Proteins encoded in this region:
- a CDS encoding ATP-binding cassette domain-containing protein, with the protein product MSEKILNALMQLFAIISRPESKLSDRRTVVESFLIRQLNRELAPKYLKVFDDYYSEHQEKQKEKDKITRRISSISVRVLKICTDVNEELTQQQKVIVLFQLLEFVKSDGNEVSHQEMEFINTVASIFNFPADEYEDIKQFVLTNFEHFPESEHVLLIDNRKDFQHPAVKHSLVEGMEGQIRILYLPSSNIYLLRYVGEKEIYLNGQLLQHDKVHVFTTGSSIRNPQIKPIYYSDVVSSFHRDLMKEKIVFEADRIEYHFSGGKIGLHEMSFSEESGRLVGIMGASGAGKSTLLNVLNGTASPTSGSVRINGYDIHKEKEKLKGLIGYVSQDDLLIEELTVFQNLYYNAKLCFDNYTEKELVETVNRTLENLGLYEIKDIQVGSPLNKKISGGQRKRLNIALELIREPSVLFLDEPTSGLSSRDSVNIMDLLKELSLKGKLVFVVIHQPSSEIFKMFDRLLILDTGGYLIYNGDPIDSIIYFKERVHHANWNESECHACGNVNPEQIFNIVELAVLDEYGKQTRTRKISPQEWYSYYKEYSSETNQKKQAGNTLPKISFKTPNRFRQFLIFAKRDILSKLANTQYLVINFLEAPVLALIMAYIIKYYNVNVTNQYGYTLFGNSNLPVYLFMSVIVAIFVGLTVSAEEIIKDRKILKREAFLDLSWSSYLLSKVGVQFGLSAIQALTFVLVGNSIMEIKGMYWQYWLVLFSIWTSSNMMGLMISDSFKTVVTIYILIPFLVIPQIILSGVLVKYEKLNPAISSPTSIPFYGELMTARWGYEALAVYQFKENKYDRQFYQWNKIMSMADFRKNYWINHLNRKLDEIESNIDHPESKQKVENDLQLLRNEIGKENQRNRQVAFAFIDSLVPGHVTPRIMEEARSYLRLLNTYYIRLSNKANEEKDKLISSLQRTPEMKESFQWLKRRHANEALEEFVTNKNETDRILEYKNHLYQKINPIYLDPESRFIKAHFYAPRKMVFGRYIDTIWVNIGVIWFMTIILYLMLYFRLLKKLLDSIENLSLRFSQAE